A single Leishmania infantum JPCM5 genome chromosome 14 DNA region contains:
- a CDS encoding putative proteasome alpha 3 subunit: protein MSHRYDSRTTTFSPEGRLYQVEYAVEAIQQAGTVIGVCTKDGVVLAGEKMVPHPLFDSENMQDKNTSGEKMYKIAEHIGCSVAGVTSDAYALLNYARLSALRHQYTFQEPMAIEDLCRILCDEKQLYTQYGGVRPYGVSFLLVGWDRYYGYQLYSTEPSGDYSAWSAYAIGQNDQVAHSLLKKDWHENMTLEDGMLLALRVLGKTMDTAKIDLGRVEVAVMRKVPASNVDQLLDPFKHHPKTTPQFQILTLSELKPHAERADQAREAEEQAEAERQRQQEQALES from the coding sequence ATGTCTCACCGGTACGACtcccgcaccaccaccttctccCCTGAGGGTCGCCTCTACCAGGTGGAGTACGCCGTGGAGGCGATTCAGCAGGCCGGCACCGTCATCGGCGTATGCACGAAGGACGGCGTCGTGCTGGCGGGCGAGAAGATGGTGCCGCACCCGCTCTTTGATAGCGAAAACATGCAGGACAAGAACACCAGTGGGGAGAAGATGTACAAGATCGCCGAGCACATcggctgcagcgtggcgggTGTGACGTCGGATGCGTACGCCTTGCTGAACTACGCTCGGCTTTCGGCACTGCGCCACCAGTACACCTTCCAGGAGCCGATGGCGATCGAGGATCTCTGCCGCATCCTGTGTGACGAGAAGCAGCTCTACACGCAGTACGGCGGCGTGCGCCCCTACGGTGTCTCCTTCCTGCTTGTTGGATGGGACCGCTACTACGGTTATCAGCTCTACTCCACCGAGCCGAGCGGCGACTACAGCGCCTGGAGTGCGTACGCGATCGGACAGAACGACCAGGTGGCGCACTCACTCTTGAAGAAGGACTGGCACGAGAACATGACGCTAGAGGACGGcatgctgctggcgctgcgggtgctggGCAAGACGATGGACACGGCAAAGATCGACCTCGGCcgggtggaggtggcggtgatgcgcaAGGTACCCGCTTCGAACGTTGATCAGCTGCTCGACCCGTTCAAGCACCACCCCAAGACGACGCCTCAGTTTCAGATTCTCACCCTTAGTGAACTGAAGCCGCACGCCGAACGCGCCGACCAGGCcagggaggcggaggagcaggccgaggcggagcgtCAGCGCCAGCAGGAGCAGGCTCTGGAGTCGTAA
- the AAT21 gene encoding putative amino acid permease, producing the protein MRHARERSAATDGTHAGDGDLVHAPSTMKDVVSVNGISLGCGGNEDEMLATAANGKLGRSRRHVEVIFHPELRRTKEVIRRPEWVRRAGECVAHRGSLSTIALFGIMFANCVGGGYGFEDGIGSAGPLITLIVCGILPWLWAFPTGLAVAELSTAVPSNSGVLMWTNAAFPPFMSFMCILATIFITFIGNATYPNLTAEYAQQLGNLKLAPVAGVKVGVVALCCILNCVGVEIVGSSSIILCAITILPFTLLTVIQLFSKGFNRAVLYVDVKKVKWAEFFSILSWNYANIENAGAVVEEVANPRRALPKAMMMLMLSTYVGYVMPMLAGVSAMGVNQDYSKWKAGHWPEVAKVIAGDWLKYMLFAGALLSGIGFTLTSMCCTSRLLAGMGTMQMFPKKVSRVIGYYHPRLGTPIPAILINSLVTLVFSVSMEFTSVVSLCQSIYCLRMLLIYASLVKLRIDYPNLPRPYALPFSTCTTALVLLPAAAFSLMASIVSAMTSLGIGVALVGFVVVGSGVSWLYCRIFARNGFQGVIVQCEVSSGDDAEAGAADGADGSALSEGVFYADEELNSGEPVDDLLLGILPMPLAAPGPVASTTLPRGSEVNSSQWHVWHGMTDRDAIGSQAGEEMIGMEYTSQDGPNTDIMFVNNNATEHALGSSTAGCSPTSSFPTYRVACGAETTMRHRHRARSHGAGGGGGGATNSGNYGPAVSGEESGEDTNITPAEHSGGGFTLSATGRPVQVLSTSPPQLILSPQQVLLNVPAAGSWSSSRSPTPVSGRHSPISTSAINMSTTRKPPPPPTSL; encoded by the coding sequence ATGCGCCATGCCCGCGAACGCAGCGCAGCTACGGATGGTACACatgctggcgacggcgacctCGTCCACGCACCGTCAACGATGAAAGATGTCGTCAGCGTGAATGGCATCTCgctcggctgcggtggcaaCGAGGACGAGATGctggccaccgctgccaacGGCAAGTTGGGTCGCTCGCGCCGCCACGTGGAAGTCATCTTCCACCCGGAGCTACGGCGCACCAAGGAGGTGATTCGGCGCCCAGAGTGggtgcgccgcgctggcgaaTGTGTCGCCCATCGCGGCTCCCTCAGCACCATCGCCCTCTTCGGCATCATGTTCGCCAACTGTGTTGGTGGCGGCTACGGCTTCGAGGATGGCATCGGGTCGGCTGGTCCCCTCATCACGCTTATTGTGTGTGGTATCTTGCCGTGGTTGTGGGCCTTCCCTACCGGGTTGGCAGTCGCCGAGCTGTCCACCGCCGTGCCGAGCAACTCGGGTGTGCTGATGTGGACGAACGCGGCGTTCCCACCCTTCATGTCATTTATGTGCATTCTTGCAACCATCTTCATCACCTTCATTGGCAATGCCACGTACCCGAACCTCACGGCCGAGTACGCACAGCAGTTGGGCAACCTCAAACTCGCTCCGGTGGCGGGTGTGAAGGTCGGTGTGGTGGCGCTCTGCTGCATCCTCAactgcgtcggcgtcgagatcgtcggcagctcctccatcATCCTCTGTGCCATAACCATTTTGCCCTTCACGCTGCTGACGGTGATCCAACTCTTCTCCAAGGGCTTCAACAGGGCGGTGCTTTATGTGGATGTGAAGAAGGTGAAGTGGGCCGAGTTCTTCTCCATCCTTAGCTGGAACTACGCCAACATTGAAAACGCTGGCGCTGTCGTCGAGGAAGTCGCGAACCCGCGCCGGGCTCTTCCAAAGGCCATGATGATGCTGATGCTGAGCACGTACGTCGGCTACGTCATGCCGATGCTCGCTGGCGTGAGCGCCATGGGTGTTAATCAGGACTACTCGAAGTGGAAGGCGGGGCACTGGCCTGAGGTGGCGAAGGTGATCGCCGGTGACTGGCTCAAGTACATGCTGTtcgccggcgcgctgctcagcGGCATCGGCTTCACCCTGACCAGCATGTGCTGCACGAGCCGGCTGCTGGCAGGCATGGGCACCATGCAGATGTTCCCAAAGAAGGTGTCGAGGGTGATCGGTTACTACCACCCGCGCCTTGGCACTCCCATCCCGGCCATCCTCATCAACTCTCTCGTCACTCTCGTCTTCAGCGTGAGCATGGAATTCACCAGCGTCGTATCGCTGTGTCAATCTATCTATTGCCTCCGCATGCTGCTCATCTACGCGTCGCTCGTCAAGCTGCGCATCGACTATCCAAACCTGCCACGGCCCTACGCACTCCCCTTCAGCACCTGCACGACGGCattggtgctgctgccggcggcggccttctcGCTTATGGCCTCGATCGTGTCAGCCATGACCTCCCTCGGCATAGGCGTGGCGCTTGTCggcttcgtcgtcgttggAAGTGGTGTTTCGTGGCTGTACTGCCGCATATTTGCCCGCAACGGCTTTCAAGGCGTCATTGTGCAGTGCGAGGTGTCCTCAGGTGACGACGCGGAGGCCGGCgcggccgacggcgccgacggaaGCGCGCTGAGCGAGGGCGTCTTCTACGCGGATGAAGAGCTCAACAGCGGCGAGCCGGTGGACGACCTTCTTCTCGGTATTTTGCCGATGCCTCTGGCCGCGCCAGGGCCGGTTGCATCGACCACCTtgccgcgcggcagcgaagtCAATTCCAGTCAGTGGCACGTGTGGCATGGGATGACAGACCGCGACGCCATCGGCAGTCAGGCGGGAGAGGAGATGATTGGCATGGAGTACACCTCTCAGGACGGGCCCAACACGGATATAATGTTTGTGAACAACAACGCGACAGAGCATGCGCTGgggagcagcaccgctggcTGCTCGCCAACCAGCAGCTTCCCCACCTACAGGGTCGCCTGCGGCGCTGAGACGACCAtgcgtcaccgccaccgcgcccgcagccacggcgccggtggcggcggaggcggtgcgacCAACAGCGGCAACTACGGCCCGGCCGTGAGCGGcgaggagagcggcgaggaTACCAATATCACCCCCGCGGAGCAtagcggtggcggcttcACATTGTCAGCTACAGGTCGGCCTGTACAGGTGCTGTCGACATCGCCGCCGCAACTGATATTGAGTCCACAGCAGGTTCTCCTCAATGTGCCGGCCGCTGGCAgttggagcagcagccgatcTCCAACGCCAGTCAGCGGTCGTCACAGCCCGATCTCGACAAGCGCCATAAATATGAGCACGACCAGGaagccgccccctcccccgacctCTCTGTAA
- a CDS encoding putative inositol polyphosphate kinase-like protein, with translation MPKSLSRSTFNAVFEHLSAEEPRSSRQGSANVSFNHPPQQQSPLRPMSGQAIDTAVEVVALCDRAEGKPTTSQAEEPLMPLLRDMNDDSTDALKLCNSSDELDGYCSSCEGSLPDDSASSSSEHASRATLPTSVAAALRKDARRKPHSRHHRHRYRGRGSLIRSAARDEERQRLVAMSFDESTATAKAADSDTTTMASPVVLTPAVAATGGAAREGAFKGIRTPYPKPITATTSTKTSLAMISAALNVESRTAEAAKRSNSDSPCSKPGNAVSNTRDAVLPQVQVPVLARDGGGGESAGALCLLGKRDSRDAAEVSIDSAGGDQCILETSPTAMSRPPTLSPAGTLSLAGTAVITSKGSNNGSHSSAIGAGDALQVTSCGAATPPPVDEAACVAPVAVGLKRSTVNVHDGFVTRTAASVSSSCPLQEAAQGPSAEPRPDRTLSVPLAGEAAAETTGVAVQATPVAGVATLTSTNATIPLGNAAAETSVKHLQTPSGSPTLVDLSSSSSVGGHHLSVTEGNAFLKQSGSRREEAFYNMIQPYQEALVREAVRQAPHTVQHWSHQHSGTPCAGVQQGAASAAAASLSSKARHLSPLHTSATQRRRDDDSDSVVADPDDVAAMCEARWEAYQQYEAEGMSNLNILASEQLAEKNTGRERQRCGGGSGCAGPLYNNPPSPTSPRQVDKDLVELAARLWWTVRFRHFYRTSAPAYEVQRQAAEAAGLSPLSPLAWSPAATTCGSGGAAVTYSLGTTPASQQPHHAPHDSLEAVPPRLPSSPMSASMIEQEKAEHRGEAAAAPAPNMSGTATPCMVGSFAASLLEGLTSSSSAAERQYAAQKHRALQLLAAFVPRYHGTRRLFARDVLRCESKGQPAAASTAQASEEQPQQPGKQQIVVDADNDDDEDNNSGDKKICRMIMLEYVCYRFRRPCVMDIKMGSRQYGLHPSAEKKRSKERKARLSTSARYGIRLAGYRRWNADEGRYNCRSKLQCRCLSLNEVKSEMSTFLLHSREMEQVFRRQLQRLRVAFSQQTIFRFYTSSLLFVYDADDPLKTARVTMVDFAYTYESKELLQDGDPDADFDYDVGYLKALDTLLSLLA, from the coding sequence ATGCCCAAGTCTCTGTCGCGTTCAACCTTCAACGCCGTTTTCGAGCACTTGTCTGCCGAGGAGCCGCGCTCTAGTCGCCAGGGCAGCGCCAACGTCAGCTTTAACCACCCCCCGCAACAGCAGTCGCCTCTGCGACCCATGTCCGGGCAGGCGATAGACACCGCCGTCGAGGTCGTCGCACTGTGCGACCGCGCCGAGGGCAAGCCCACCACCTCTCAGGCGGAAGagccgctgatgccgctgctgcgtgacaTGAACGACGATTCGACAGATGCGCTGAAGCtgtgcaacagcagcgatgagCTGGACGGCTACTGCAGCTCCTGTGAAGGATCCCTGCCGGAcgacagcgccagcagcagtagTGAGCACGCCTCTAGAGCAACGCTGCCGACAAGCGTTGCGGCAGCTCTGCGCAAGGACGCTCGTCGCAAGCCCCacagccgccaccaccgccaccgctatCGCGGTCGTGGATCGCTGAtacgcagcgctgcccgcGATGAGGAGCGGCAACGGCTGGTGGCCATGAGCTTCGATGAGtcaacagcaacggcaaaggcggcggacTCTGACACGACGACCATGGCATCGCCTGTCGTCTTAacgccggcggtggctgcgacGGGGGGCGCAGCGCGCGAAGGCGCTTTCAAGGGGATTCGCACACCCTATCCAAAGCCGATCACCGCGACCACAAGCACAAAGACGTCGCTGGCGATGATCTCAGCGGCGCTGAACGTCGAGAGCCGCACCGCCGAGGCTGCCAAGAGAAGCAACAGCGATAGCCCCTGCTCCAAGCCAGGGAATGCGGTGAGCAACACGCGTgatgcggtgctgccgcaggtgcaGGTGCCGGTCTTGGCGcgtgacggaggaggaggcgagtCGGCAGGGGCGCTGTGTTTGCTGGGCAAACGCGATAGCCGAGACGCTGCCGAGGTGTCGATAGATAGCGCTGGAGGGGACCAGTGCATTCTGGAGACGTCGCCCACCGCGATGTCGCGTCCACCCACTCTTTCTCCAGCTGGTACGCTAAGCCTGGCGGGCACTGCGGTCATCACCAGTAAAGGTAGCAACAACGGAAGTCATAGCAGCGCCATTGGCGCCGGAGACGCGTTGCAAGTGACATCATGCGGTGCGGCCACTCCTCCACCCGTTGATGAGGCAGCATGTGTCGCACCTGTTGCGGTGGGTCTGAAGCGCAGCACGGTGAACGTCCACGACGGGTTTgtcacgcgcaccgccgcctccgtttcctcctcctgcccGCTGCAGGAAGCCGCCCAAGGCCCCTCTGCAGAACCTAGGCCCGATAGGACGCTTTCCGTTCCACTGGCAGGTGAGGCCGCGGCAGAGACCACAGGTGTTGCCGTACAGGCAACACCTGttgccggcgtcgccacATTGACGTCAACGAACGCGACAATCCCGCTAGGCaatgcagcggcagagacCTCTGTGAAGCACCTGCAGACCCCCTCCGGCTCTCCGACGCTTGTCGACCTCTCTAGCTCCTCATCGGTCGgcggccaccacctctccGTAACGGAGGGGAACGCCTTCCTGAAGCAGTCCGGCTCACGCCGCGAGGAGGCCTTCTACAACATGATACAGCCCTACCAAGAGGCGCTCGTGCGGGAGGCGGTGCGACAGGCGCCGCACACGGTTCAGCATTGGAGCCACCAGCACTCAGGCACACCGTGCGCAGGAGTTCAACAAGGCgcggcctctgccgccgccgcttccctctcctctaAAGCGAGGCACCTCTCGCCACTGCACACCAGCGCCACCCAGCGGCGGAGAGAtgacgacagcgacagcgtcgtGGCCGACCCGGACGATGTGGCTGCCATGTGCGAGGCAAGGTGGGAAGCCTACCAGCAGTACGAGGCGGAGGGCATGTCCAACCTGAACATTCTCGCCTCGGAACAGCTGGCGGAAAAGAATACGGGGCGCGAGCGCCAGCGCTGTGGCGGAGGCAGTGGCTGCGCTGGGCCGCTATACAACAACCCGCCATCGCCAACGTCGCCGCGCCAGGTGGACAAAGATCTCGTCGAGTTGGCTGCCCGGCTGTGGTGGACGGTGCGCTTCCGTCACTTCTACCGCACTTCAGCGCCTGCCtacgaggtgcagcggcaggcggcggaggcggcaggtctgtcgccgctgtcgccgttggCCTGGTCACCCGCGGCCACCAcctgtggcagcggtggtgcagccgTCACCTATTCTTTAGGCACCACGccagcgtcgcagcagcctcACCATGCGCCACACGACTCCCTTGAAGCCGTGCCACCGAGACTCCCATCGTCGCCGATGAGCGCATCCATGATAGAACAGGAAAAGGCTGAGCACAGGggtgaagcagcggcggcgccggccccCAACatgagcggcaccgccacgccgtGCATGGTCGGCTCCTTTGCTGCCTCGCTGCTGGAAGGGCTcaccagcagctccagcgccgcggagcGGCAATACGCCGCGCAGAAGcaccgcgcgctgcagctgctcgccgccTTCGTGCCACGCTACCACGGCACACGCCGCCTCTTCGCGCGTGACGTGCTCCGCTGCGAGAGTAAGGGGCAgcccgcagcggcgtcgacagcgcaggcgagcgaggagcagccgcagcagccgggaAAGCAGCAGATCGTGGTGGATGCAGACAACGACGATGACGaagacaacaacagcggcgaCAAGAAGATCTGCCGCATGATCATGCTCGAGTACGTGTGCTACCGCTTCCGTCGTCCGTGCGTCATGGACATCAAGATGGGCAGCCGCCAGTACGGCCTGCACCCCTCCGCGGAGAAGAAACGGAGCAAGGAGCGCAAGGCGAGGCTGTCTACGTCGGCACGGTACGGCATCCGCCTCGCCGGGTACCGCCGGTGGAACGCGGATGAGGGGCGGTACAACTGCCGCAGCAAactgcagtgccgctgccttAGCCTCAACGAGGTGAAGAGCGAGATGTCGACCTTTCTGCTCCACAGCCGCGAGATGGAGCAGGTGttccgccggcagctgcagcggctgcgcgtcgcCTTCAGTCAGCAGACCATTTTCCGCTTCT